A DNA window from Bdellovibrio sp. BCCA contains the following coding sequences:
- a CDS encoding ExbD/TolR family protein — protein sequence MKTSSFANVGKKRSPLGDLQSLKPGMKKKKSAAANLALALPLTSLIDAFSIIVIYLLIGTQNSGMESKIPSKMSLPMAEHSVGIEKETPILTIQKGIYRLNDEVIPVKALGEKLAELKNKSQEKAMELLVQADQEMKYEDLDPLLKASSLSGFEKMKFAVVPAR from the coding sequence ATGAAAACATCGTCCTTTGCAAACGTTGGTAAAAAAAGATCTCCTCTAGGTGACTTGCAAAGCTTGAAACCTGGAATGAAGAAGAAAAAGTCTGCGGCGGCGAACTTGGCTTTGGCGCTGCCTTTGACTTCTTTGATCGACGCTTTTTCGATCATCGTGATCTATCTTCTGATCGGAACGCAAAACAGCGGTATGGAATCTAAAATTCCATCAAAGATGTCTTTACCAATGGCTGAACACAGTGTCGGCATTGAAAAAGAAACTCCGATTTTGACAATTCAAAAAGGCATTTACCGTTTGAACGACGAAGTCATTCCGGTGAAAGCTCTTGGCGAAAAATTGGCGGAGTTAAAAAACAAATCTCAAGAAAAAGCCATGGAACTTTTGGTTCAAGCTGATCAAGAGATGAAATACGAGGACTTGGATCCTCTTCTTAAAGCGAGCTCTTTGTCTGGCTTTGAGAAAATGAAATTTGCGGTGGTACCTGCACGATGA
- a CDS encoding MotA/TolQ/ExbB proton channel family protein → MEFLLSLGRGFTSGDAIWMWAILAAQVVSIAIIAERAFALFGSRKTNQKELSKVLAEDIRAGNLDKALRRSLQMGTKEPLGVVASAGIQAAMDMGGKEEIQLKMDEVLLEENSRVEKRIGFLAMFANVATLLGLLGTITGLIHSFAGISNANPAEKATILSQGISLAMNTTAYGLIVAVPALIMYAVLQNRASRLTDDLNKGALNLFIQLGYHYEPVTAKKEVPAQLGR, encoded by the coding sequence ATGGAATTCCTATTATCACTTGGTCGCGGATTTACTTCTGGCGATGCTATTTGGATGTGGGCGATTTTGGCAGCTCAAGTTGTTTCAATCGCTATTATTGCGGAAAGAGCGTTTGCCCTTTTCGGTTCTCGTAAAACCAACCAAAAAGAGCTTTCTAAAGTTCTTGCCGAAGATATTCGTGCTGGAAACTTGGATAAAGCTTTGCGCCGCTCTCTACAAATGGGCACAAAAGAGCCATTGGGAGTTGTTGCTTCTGCAGGTATTCAAGCTGCAATGGATATGGGTGGTAAAGAAGAAATCCAACTTAAAATGGATGAAGTTCTTCTTGAAGAAAACTCTCGCGTTGAAAAGCGCATCGGTTTCCTGGCGATGTTTGCGAACGTAGCAACATTGTTGGGTCTATTAGGTACAATCACAGGTTTGATCCACTCTTTCGCAGGTATTTCTAATGCGAACCCTGCTGAAAAAGCGACGATCCTTTCTCAAGGTATTTCACTTGCAATGAATACGACAGCTTACGGTTTGATCGTGGCAGTTCCTGCTTTGATCATGTATGCGGTTTTGCAAAACAGAGCGTCTCGTTTGACGGACGACCTTAATAAAGGTGCTTTGAATTTGTTCATCCAATTGGGCTACCACTACGAGCCTGTTACTGCGAAAAAAGAAGTTCCGGCTCAACTTGGGAGATAA
- a CDS encoding ExbD/TolR family protein: MGMMGGAGDGDKDLNFELNILPILDILSVLICFLLLTAVWIQIGTIDTRQAIGDNSVAGAKNPPSLYITVNTQGAVQLSLRDLPGAKTHEDNIQAAGKGVNWAALEQKLQALREKFPDLKTGIVRPEATASYGDVIRIMDKLKQFQFDGVGLSPLG, from the coding sequence ATGGGCATGATGGGCGGCGCCGGTGATGGCGACAAAGATTTGAATTTTGAACTTAATATTCTACCGATCTTGGATATCTTGTCGGTTCTGATCTGCTTCCTTCTGTTAACAGCAGTATGGATTCAAATCGGCACAATCGACACGCGCCAAGCGATCGGTGATAACTCTGTGGCTGGAGCTAAAAATCCTCCTTCCTTGTATATCACGGTAAACACACAAGGAGCTGTTCAACTGTCTTTGCGCGATCTTCCTGGTGCCAAAACCCATGAAGATAATATTCAAGCCGCAGGCAAAGGTGTGAACTGGGCCGCGCTTGAACAAAAACTTCAAGCTCTTCGCGAAAAGTTTCCGGATCTTAAAACCGGCATCGTACGTCCAGAAGCAACCGCTTCCTACGGCGATGTGATTCGCATCATGGACAAACTTAAACAGTTTCAATTTGACGGAGTGGGCTTGTCCCCTCTTGGGTAG